The following is a genomic window from Mauremys mutica isolate MM-2020 ecotype Southern chromosome 4, ASM2049712v1, whole genome shotgun sequence.
TTCTAATAGACGAGATTATAGAGTTGAGGGTCTGGTGGTCTTGGCTGCTTTGAGCAGATAGTGACTCTTCTGCAATCCTTCTGAAAGATCCTAGCAGAACTATGAATGGGATTTTTAAAGACAGTTCCAGAGCCAGCACTTGATTGAAACATTTGAAATTTACATGAGCCATTCAAGCACTAACCTCATGGCTTTCAATGCCATTTTAACCAAAATAGTGcagattttttattattttaaagctaCTGCATTTAAGACCAACTTTGTGAAAGCTACTGCAACTGCTAATGAAGTCTATGGGAGTAAGCCCAACGCATATGAGGGATGAATAGGGACCCttgtctttgctgtgtagacagagccCTGTTGAAGAACAACCAGtccctgctgccagcctaagcAGGGCCCTGGAGCTCAGTAAGGGGCTTAAGAGCAAGCGTTGTATCAGTTTGGCACCAtttctcctctgccccaacccctcccagCGAGAGGAGTGCAGAATGCCTAGAAGAGGTGCCCTGTGCCCAGCTATGAATATATTGTAAAATAGTGCCTGCATCATGCAGGAAGTGGGCAGACACACATGAAGACATGCAGAGTTTCAGGAATGCACGTAAGACACTATCAGGTTTAATTCATTATGCTGACAATATAATAATTGAAGAAAAGCCGACTAATTCCAAATAGGGACTGAACACCTTTATTATTGCCCGTTTAGTAGAGATGCTGAAGTTTGCCTCCAGTACTCTCACCAACCATCATGCTTGCCAGTTTTTCCTTCAGCAAGGACCCCAGGAAGTTGATGGCAAGTGATTTTTTTAAGTTAGTTTATCCTCATGCTTGACTGTCACATCTAAACAAAGAATCTTCTTCATTTGAAACTTGATGGGAGATTTGACCTCAGTAACACTGGCCCCCATGTTCTTATGTGGAGGAGAGAGGAGAACTTTGTCAGTTTTGTTCAGACCCAGAACACACAGAATCTACTTAGTCAGGGATTTGGAAGGCAGTACTGTGGTGTTCTATATAGGTCCCCACAACCCACCTTCTTgtgttgatttttttcagagccTTTATGTCCACATGAGGTATATCCACTGCCATGGCCTCATAATTTTGCTGATTCCCCACCATTCAGATAATGAAATTTAAAGTGTGGGGCAGACTTCAGCTGTGCCAGAAAAATGCATGTCCTGCTGCAGGCAACAGTTTTTTCAGACTGATCTgcaactccagtttctaggaactTGTGTTCCCATTCTGTGCCATTGCTGGATCCTTCCTTGGCACTTTCTCTAAATACCCCACCTGCAGAATGAGGAGAAAGCTAGGCAGATGCACTCCCTGGGTCCTAGTACTCCCTCCCACACATGCTGATTTAACCAATGGGTTTAGGCAGAACAAGGGTGAATAAAGGTAGAAAGATCCAAAATGGCTTTTCATTAGAAGACCAAAGCTGCAAAGCCAAGGCCTAAGAAATCAGTCCAGTGTCATCGGCAGCCCTGGGAGCAATCCCAGcagagggagggaagcgggggggggTTAGAAACAGAGGAGCACTGTAACTGGGTTTAGAATTCTGGCGCTTGGTAGTGGTATGTGATGGGAACATCTGTAGCCGGGGGTTAGAATCGAGGGGCTCCATAATCATCTGGCATCCTCTCAATGTTATACCTGAAGGCAACAAAGACAAAATTGTGAGTATAGAACATCCTGCTTGGAAAGCAGTCTCCTCCATTAACTGCCCTGCCATCTTCCCCTTCAGCAGGCAGCAAATGTGGAGAGGAGCCTAATGCATTCAGGCCCACAACAAGCAGCTTCATGGCATTTTGACCTGCAGCTTGAATACCCAGGGAGGGCAAAGACTGGCAGTAGTGGAATGTCCCCACCAGTGTTCCAGCATTACAAAGCTCCTCAAGACCTATCTATTGGGGCACAAGGAACCCAGAAAACTTATCACTGCCATGGGAGGAAAACAGCTTCAGACCAAGTTCTTACATAATAAGTAACTTTAATCCTTTCAGCCCTGTGACAGAGCAGCATGGAGAGCAGAGCACTTCAAAGAGCTGCTATATTAGTCATCCAAGCTGCATTCAAGGGCCCAAAAGTATGACAGCAGGAGACACTTTGTGAGAGAAATATACAAAGCTACATTCCAGTTATGGATCAATTAAGACTCTCTGTGGACTTGCCTCAGCCAACCTTGACATACTACTCCCCTCTCACACATCACCAGACTCCTCCTCTCTTCACATAATCTCACCACTATTCGTACAAAagctttctctctgcttcccttagCATCAGGAAtagcctctccctccctcacccccatttCAAGTCCCACCTGAAAACATCCTCTTCTCTGCCCATACCTTGTTTTCTCTCCCCCCTCTAGTTAACAGCTGGTATGAAAGATACAACTGTTGTATTTCATGCAGGAGATATTAAAATATTGAAGGTGCCCTACAAAGGTAAATAAAGGCCTCTTTCTTTAGGTTCTTATAAACACTTTAGGAAGGCTGGGATTGTTGCAAATCCTTGCAAATTTAGATTATGTTAAAGCAGATTACAGCTCCTGCAATGTTTAAAGTAACTTTAGATTAAGCAAGCAGTCCCAAACAACACATGCTTGGAAAAATTCACTACTTCAAAGTCACTAAATGAATTTCTTTCAAAGTTGTCTTGTTTTACATAAACTAGGTTAGCCATTTGTGTACACTAAATTTGTGACTGGGATGTGAAAAAACCCGACGACTCAAGAAACTTCTGAGTTCATTTTGCTGATACTtcagaattaaaaataaacaaaccactTCTCGGCTGAGATCAGACAATGAAAACTGACcaagaaaattatttttccaaattatgagcaactgaatgaaattgtttataatggaaatggcATTCCAAACAGGTGCTCCTGTTACAACAGTGCATGGTCTTTTCTTCACATAAGCGGGCATACCACTTCCGTTTATAAAGACTCAAAGACACTACAGTTACAGGCACTACAGAACACCCCAAGATAGACAGAAAGACCAAACATGTTTGGGAATAAACTACTAACAGACAGCAATTCTGTCAAAGACAGTGTTGTGTCCTGCTAGAGAGGTCTCCCACCTGTGGTTGGAAATATACATGATAGGGACTCCAGGAATCTTCCGGATTCTCCGCTTAAGGTCTCTGTCCACCGTGGCCACTATGTAACACTTATGCTGCAAGAAATGGAGGCATGTCAGACTCTAACAATGACCCAGCCCAGTGGAGAGAAGGCCAAACAAATGCTTTTGTTCACTTAGTCATAACACTGTGGGGCACCAATTCTAAAATAATTGGACATTACTAGGATAAGATGCTACTCTTATTCCTACAGAGCCCTACTACAGATTAGCTGTGCTCTTCTGTTCATCATAGTGTCCAGGTGACTTACAGGAGGgagcagtgttgcctagtggatagagtgctggactggaactcaaatacctgggttctattcctggctctgcccaggctgctgggtgaccttgggcaagtccctttgcCTCTCTGTcctttagtttccccatctgtaaaatggggacagtgatactgacttcctttgtaaaatgctttgagacctACTGAAAAAACCCACTATCCAGGAGATTGATATTATCATCTTTATTGCTACTAAAGCGACTGGCCTGCCACCTGGAGtattcaggaaggaatttcccatCCCATACGTATTCCTTCAGATAGAATTGCACAATGAGGTGCATAATGGGGATGTTATATCTTCCTTTGAAGCAAGTAATTAATATTGGATACATTGGAGCTTGGATACTGGACTAGAGGAACTTTGACTGGCTCCCACAGTTTCTCAGCAGATCTCAGATTTTATAGGTCATTAGTGCCTATGGGAGTTCAGCAAGTTTTCATGCCAACAGTGCAGAAAAGGAACCCTTGGAATGGGAGGTACCTGAGTGACCCTCTGCACCAAGCAGTCATCTGCATAGGTCCCTTTGTGTGTGCAAGGCAGGCGTTCAAATCGCGGGTCTTTGGCTATTCTGTGGGGTCATAAAAGATGTCATTAGGAAGAGTACTGAGGACCTATACAGAGGCATCTTCAGACAATTCCAGGGTGAGGAAGTAGGAACAGCCCCTCCTCTATTCTGGGCAATTTCCAAATCTCAAGACCACAGACCAGGGGGTTAAAAACTCTTCAGGCCAAATTCAAATGAGGAGCAAGGAAGGTCAAAAAAGCACAAGTTGGATTAACAAATATTGTGGCTAATTATCGTTTATGTATTACTTAGTATTTATTGCAATAGCACCCAGAGACCACAATCAAGACCAGGGTTCTATGCAAAACAGAAAACAGTAATTAGAAATGTCATTTCCTTGGACAATTCCCCTACAGAACCTCAATATCATGTCCAGGTGGCAAGAACAAGCCTCAAACAAAGCCAATGCCTTCTTGTGACAGAAACAACAGTCCAGCCTCCTGGTTTTGACCTTCCACGCCATCTTTGGGTAAAGCTCAAATCAATTTAGATGTGCTGCTAGTGACTATAACTGGGGTCTTTGTGACTCCCCCTTTTACCACTGTGGTCAATTAGAAGATGTAGGCCACATATTTTCAGGTTGCATCCATGGCAAGTGCTGCCTGGTTCTATCATGGACTTGCATAATGCCCTTCCCTCAGCTACTGAATGATTAAGACATTTAGACTAACGTGCTTGACTTGATTGTCTATGTAGATGGAATCGCTACATAGATATCAGGGCAAGGATCATATTTCCCTTTAACACcttatctcaaagtgctttacaagctaTATGCAGAAATAACTTCACCCTCCACTAAAACAGAGCCCTCTTGTGGGTGGAACATTGCAGCTCTTTACTCACTGCactgcaatactatacaataggTCAAGAATGGAAGTGAATAACTATGGCTGATTGACAAAGCAGAGGAAAATTAGTTATCGGACTTGGACTAATGTTCTATAGACAATGGAACTATGAATCTAATTGCAGGCCAGTACTCTGACTCTAGGATTACCAGTTCACATTATAATGCTGCTGTAGGACTGAGATGGAACGCAGATAATAAATCCTTGAAAACATGAACTAATcttgaagacaaaaaaaaaagccacccctCCTCCTTTGGACAGAGGTTTCTCTCCTACTTATTCTCAGCTGCAGAGAAATGTTCTTTTGGAAGTCTGCTGCAATTTAAAGTATAAAAAAAATGTGTCACAAGATAAGAGATTTGGAGATTGAGTGAATTCTGTAAAGATTTCTTTTTCAAAACTTGTTCCAGACCCAGACCTTAATGCTGACAGGTGCTTTTGATATGGTGGAAGAAATATTAGTTAGTTATAAGAACTGGAATGTTTTCAAAATCTTGTGCAGTATGGATGTTGTAATGGAAAGTCACAAACATTTCTTCTTTGCTGTGCTGATGTACAAAGCTCTGGAAACATATCACTCTGTAGAAGTTTCTCAATGATCATGCTAGCAAATACCACAAATTTACGTAAGTatgaaaattgattttttaaCATAAGATGCAAAAAGTATGAATGAATGCCTCATTGTGAGTGTGATCATTTAAAATTGACGTAAGTCGGGGAATTCAGAGTTACAGTTGGAACATCAATGATCCAGTTGGTGCAGGCTGAGGCCAAAGTCCTCTTTTCTCCTGTCAGGATGAAGACCAGTTTCTTTGTATCACCTCCTGATATTAAAAGGGATCAAGTTGAAGAACACAGTGCAGCCTGCAAGACTGCTATGGGTGATCTCACATGACTTTATAAACAACTTTTGTCCTCAGTGTAAGGACTCCTAAATACTCTCTTCTCCACAGGTTACCCACTGCAGAAAGAACAAGCACAATGGAAGAATAGAACGCCAGTGGCAGAGATCTCATTATAAACATGGCTGATTTGgataaagattttttaaaaaaatatggctTGCAATTGTGGTAAAGGAGGTTTTATCATCCTCCTCCAGAATATCCATGTGGTCTTGAGCAGCAGAACTGTCCAGGATGATGGACAAATTGATGCATACAGGGTCAAATGTTTTTCTCATGGTGGATTCCTCCAATTTCATTCAGACTGGATTGCTGCCTCCATCGTAGCAGGCCTTTTGTGAATGATCTATGTTAATGTCTTTGCTGGGTCTTTTGGCCAGTCTTGCTCACAATGACTGTAGATAAACTGGAGCTATGACTTGCACCATAATGACTAgacagtttttaaataaaagcttacATTGTGCAGGAATTGATAGGCCAAGAAGATAAGCTCTTGCAAGACTTTCCATCCTAGCCCAAGCTTTCAGAACAGAACTTTCTACTTCCCAGTGCCTGTTTAAAATTCAACCATAATGGTTGTGATTGTGTATACCACTTAATCTAATCAGTGAAGTGTCTGAAGCAGCCAAGTAGACAGATGGACTAAGGAACAGAGTTGAGTGTCCTGCACCTACCTTAGTGCCACACGGTACTTCTGCCCTAGCTTCTCAATTTCAGCCATCACGCAATCTGTGATACAGGGGATACCTGCATGAACAAAATATTTATTACCTCTATAGTGCCAAAAGTGTATTAGTTCTTACCTTACAGTACCTTAGCTATGACAATGTGCTCTACAGAAAATACAAAGATAAACTATCAACATCTCTACCCTGAATTGCTTACAgtttaattaaacacacaaaaaactcatgaagggggaggggaaggatgaaATGCAAAGCAACCGAGCAGCTAGCTGGCCATCTCTTGTTAAGTTTGTTGATCTTTTGGATGAATCTGGGgtttaaaatttttgtttttaattttttttattttgtcaagATTAGTATTTAAGACTCATCTGATTTTTAATTGCAAAGAGTTCTATGGTTAATGCAGATCAAGAATCCCAGGCCCACTGTTCAATATTGGCCACTGTACTCAGCCAGCAGTATAAATCCTTTTAACTAGTCTTTTGTTATCTTAAGTTAGTGCTATGTGGCCTGCAAAGTGTTTGTGGCAGAGTGAAGGATTGTTGCAGGCAAGAGCAGACCTCACCACACCAGGGCACCTAAACTCTAACAGGAACAGACACTCACACTTGGCATAGAGACAGTCCATCATTGACTGCACCAGGTCCAGCTTGGCTTTAATGGAGAAGTTGATGAAGTTTGTATCAACCAGAATATAATAGGGTGGGCCCAACTGTGTGTTATActggaagaacaaacaggaagggtgctgagggctgtcaggaaagaaacaattcaaatcAGTTACTTTAAACTGACACCACCTATGCATCAAATCCTATGACCTGGACAGATCTACTAGGAAACATGCCCAATCAGGAGCAGGTCTGAGATAATGCCTGGAGAGACAGATGGTGGCAATTATCAAGCAGCCCACCTCCACCTCTCTTCCTTCTGAGAGTCCAATCCCCACTTCCCTCAGTATACACATCAAGAAATTCAGGCCAAGGGGGAGCAAGTTCCTACAatctttagaacataagaacggccgtactggctcagaccaaaggtccattgagcccagtatcctgtctactgacagtggccaatgccacgtgccccagagggagtgaacctaacaggtaatgatcaagtgatctctctcctgccatccatctccacactCTGACAAACAGACAGAgtctagagacaccattccttacccatcgtggctaatagcgtctaatggacttaacctccatgaatttatacagttctcttttaaatgctgttatagccctagtcttcacaacctcctcaggtaaggagtttcacAAGTCGACTgggcgctgcgtgaagaagaacttccttttatttgttttaaacctgctgcctattaatttcatttggtgaccccctagttcttgtattaaaaGAACtaggttctcccggtcatcacaaacccagctattactaacacctgccttttcctagtaactggagttccctcccccggagaggtaacctcagtacgagaggataccccaacaccatctggaaggagggtcccaactatgggaaggtttccctctgctcccatagactgctctgcttcccgatAAGTGAAAGAGACAGGGAAAATATTCCTgcagctgcccagagctgcatctCCTCTACGCCCCCAAGGGCAAGGCAAGGCAGAGGGCATCTCCACTCTCCCAGATGTAAAGCAGAGTGCAGTTCCTTTGGTACTTACACCTCTCTTTCCTTGATTGCACTGGGATCATCCTTCTTTTTCACATTGGATTTTGCACGCTCCGTCTGTTTGCTAAagcaacaaaaaataaattatgttTTTGTGACACACTCACAAGTATGTCAGTATGGGGGGGCAACAATGGATATAATACTAGAAAAATGTCTTAATGTTGTAAAAACCAAGGGGAAAAAGGAACAGCTAAGAATGATACAACAGAGTAAAACTAGGAAGTTTGGGCTGAAATTATGAAAATTTAGGTTAGCTCCCAGGAAGACCCCTTGACAGTGAAATGGATAAAAGTGGGAAAACATCTTCTAAAGCAGGAAGTGAAAGCAATCGCTGGGGATCCTAAAAAATGGGACAAGACACTGGAGAACAGTCAACCTAGACTCCTGCATTGGCCTTCAGAGATTGACTGGGGGAACCTAAGTTTCTCTGTAGCTAGGACTCCAGTACTATGAATTGGTCCCTGACCCCTACACCCCATCGCTGGGAGGCTCACATGCGCTGGTCTCGGAGGCTGATCATGCGTTTCACGGTGGCGTATTTCCTCGCTTTCTTTTGTTTCCCCTGGAAGGAAACATTGTTAGAGGCGAGGAGGAAAAAACAGACACCCCCCAAACCTGCCTCCGCGGCATTCgccccccaaccctctcccctaCCCCCAGCGGCCCCCCGGCAGTGCGGCCTCCCCACataccaccccctgcagcaccccccacccgccGCTCACGTACAGAAACCCTGAGACTCGGGAAACCAGGCGCGGGCCACCGCCACGCGGAGGCAGCCAAAGCCCACAACTCCCACCCGCGTGCTCGGGAGCagagcgccgccgccgccggtcGCTCCTCACCATCCTGCTCCTCGCCCGGCTCCCCCTCGGCCCCACGCCCCGGCCACCACTTCCGGCGCGCGCCTCGCTCGTCACCGCTGACCTGCCCGTGACGAGCTATCACTTCCGGCCACCGGCTCGGAGGCGGGGGCAGCGGGAGCCCGCGCTGGCCGCGCGCACGACCAGGGCCTAGACCCGGAACCGCTGCTGGTAACTGTCTCTCTTCAGGCCtgtgagccaggggctgagccCGCGTCCCGGGGAgcccctgcgggggaggggccttGTCCTTGGGAACCTGCCCCGACCGACCCGCCTGTTCGGGGGGAGACCAGCTCCGGGCCTCGAGTCAGGGCGGCTTAGGCGGGCCTGGGGCCTGCGAGACGCAGCGACCCGcggagggggtggggttctgcGCGCGCCTGGAGAGGCAGCGCCCGGTTACAGAGCCGTGGTAGCGGGCAGGGAAGAGAGTCACAGCCCGAGGGCCTCGCTCCCGGGGA
Proteins encoded in this region:
- the FCF1 gene encoding rRNA-processing protein FCF1 homolog isoform X1, translating into MGKQKKARKYATVKRMISLRDQRIKQTERAKSNVKKKDDPSAIKEREVPQHPSCLFFQYNTQLGPPYYILVDTNFINFSIKAKLDLVQSMMDCLYAKCIPCITDCVMAEIEKLGQKYRVALRIAKDPRFERLPCTHKGTYADDCLVQRVTQHKCYIVATVDRDLKRRIRKIPGVPIMYISNHRYNIERMPDDYGAPRF
- the FCF1 gene encoding rRNA-processing protein FCF1 homolog isoform X2; translation: MISLRDQRIKQTERAKSNVKKKDDPSAIKEREVPQHPSCLFFQYNTQLGPPYYILVDTNFINFSIKAKLDLVQSMMDCLYAKCIPCITDCVMAEIEKLGQKYRVALRIAKDPRFERLPCTHKGTYADDCLVQRVTQHKCYIVATVDRDLKRRIRKIPGVPIMYISNHRYNIERMPDDYGAPRF